The following DNA comes from Marichromatium purpuratum 984.
CTGGTGGTCACTGCCACCGGCCTGCCGAGTGCGGCCGGCGCGGCCAACGACATCGATCTGTCGCAGCTGACGTTCACCGGCGCCGGGGGCGCGACCCATACCCTCACCACCACCACGGATGTCGAGATCGATTCGGCCACGCGCTTCAGCGCCACCCTCGGCGGCACCGACAAGAGCGCGGTCGACGCCCTGCTCGACCAGGCCGGCACCCAGGCCGCCGATACCACCGTCTACAACCTCGCCGCCGCCGAGGACTGGGCCAGCGGCGCGGCGGCGGCGGTGACCATCGCCGATCTCACCGCCAACCCGATCACCGTCGCCGCCGTCAGCAGTGGCGGTGGCGGTGGCGGTTCGACCCCGGACACGGGCGATGACCTGTTCAGCGGCGACGATGGTTCGACGATCGACGGTAGCGGCATCGACACCGGGCTCAACCCCACCACGGACTTCACCGACACCACCCTCGACGGCGCCCCGGTGACCACCGGCACCACCACCGACCGTCGCACCGGCGAGAGTGTCGCGGTGGTGGTCAGCGACCCGACCGCCCCCGGCGAGCGCACCGACGTCGACCCGAGCAGCCCGGAGGTCGACATCCCGGTCGGGGGCGTGAAGGTGAGCAAGCCCGAGTCGCTCGGGCTGATCGCCACCAGCCGGGTGAGCACCGAGCGCAGCGCGCTCGAGACCCTCACCGGCGGCGACGACGCCGATGCCGACCCCGAGGAGGCGGCCGGGCGCGCGGCGCTGATCGATTCGCTGGAGTCCCGCGCCACGGGCGGCGGCGTCGAGGTGGTGCAGGTCACCCCGGTGTGGCCGAGCGAGGGGGGCACGGGGGAGACCCCGCTGCGCCTGACCATCGACCTCGGCGACGGCAGCGGCACCGACGGGCGCCCGACCCTGGTGGTGGTCGACACCAGCGCGCTCTACGATGCCGCGGGCAACCCCCTCGGGCCGGTCGAGATCGTCGTCGCCGGCGCCGGCACCCTGGTGGTGCGCGGGCCCGGCAGCTTCCGCGGCGACGACGGCGACACCGGGGCGGACGTCGACATCGTCCAGGGCGACGGCAGCGCCCAGGTCCTCTTCTTCGGCCCCGACGACGACATCATCCGTGGCGGCGGCGGCGACGACATCGTCAGCTCGGCCGGCGGGCGTGACCGGCTCTTCGGCGATGGCGGCGACGACCGGCTCGACGGCGGACTCGGCGCCGATATCCTCGTCGGCGGCAGCGGCAACGACCAGCTTGCTGGTGGCTTTGGCGCCGACACCGCCCAGGTCGCCGCCACCATGGCCGAGCTGACGCTGACGCGCGCGGCCGACGGCTCGGCCACCCTGCTCGGCCCCACCGGCACCGACACCCTCGGCGCCGATGTCGAGCTGCTGGTCAGCACCGCCGATGGCGCCATCACCCTGGTGCAGACCTTCTCGGCGGCGCGCCAGTTCACCGACGGCAACGCCTTCGACGCGAGCTTCTATCTCGCCGAGAACCCCGATGTCGCCGAGGCCGTCGCCGCCGGCATCTTCGCCACCGCCGCGGATCACTTCCAGCAATGGGGCATGGCCGAGGGGCGCGCACCGCACGCGCTCTGGGACGGCGAGGACTACCTCGCCGACAACCCCGACGTCGCCGCCGCCGTCGCCGCCGGCACCTTCGCCTCGGCCCTCGAGCACTACTGGTCCTACGGCGCCGACGAGAACCGTGCGCCCGGCCCCTGGTTCGACACCGCCGCCTATCTCGCGGCCAACCCCGACGTCGCCGCAGCCGGGCTCGACGCCACCTCGCACTTCGTCCTCTGGGGCGCGGCCGAGGGACGACTCGGCACCGTTGCCGACACCGAGCTGCTGTTGACCTGAATCGCATGCGCTCGAGCATCAGCCTCATGCCCTCGAGGGCATGGGGCGGTGTCCGCAACGCAGACGCGCGCGCTCGGAGCACTCGAAGGAGGATGGCAGGCCGGGAATCGCGCGCGCGCAGATCAGCGCGGCGCGCGGCGCCAGCGCCCGAACACCCGACGCGCCCACAGGCTGTCGGGGAGCAGCGCGAGATAGACGACGGCGAGGATCAGCAGCTGATACCACTGACTGGTCAGCCACAGCGGGGTGACGCCGTCCTCGAGCCAGCCCTCGGCGAGACGCTGAAAATTGAAGAAGCTGAAATAGGCGAGGAAGGCGAGCGCCAGGCGTCCAGTCGAACTCTGACGCGGCGAGACCGCCACCAGTGGGATCGCCAGCACCGCCAGGGTGAAGATCGCCAGCGGCGCGCCCAGACGGTGCTCGAACTCGACCCGATCGGCCAGGTCGGTGGCGACGCGCAACTCCGAGGTCGGGACCGTCGAGCGCTTGCCGCGCGCGCGCGCAGCGCGCTCTTTGGCGCGGATACGGATCTCGTAGGCATCGAAGTCGCCGATCATGAAGGCCGCCTCTCCGGGGTTGCCGTCGAAGCGATAGCCACTGGTGAGGGTGACCAGATGGTCGCCGCTGACCTCCTCGAGCCGGTGCACCCCACCCTCGCTGACCACCATGCGGTTGGTGCCACCGCGCCGATCGAGCAGGAAGACGTCACCGAGCGAGCGATGGCGGTCGATCGCGCCGATATAGACCACCACATCGCCCTCTTCCTCGACATAGAAGCGTCCCGGCTGCAGCCCGGCGATCTGCGCCGCCTGCTCCTTCTGCTGCATGCGGATGTCCTGGATGCCGGTGGCCGCCCAGGGTTGGAGCACCAGGGCGAACCAGGCGGTGAGCGCAGCGACCGGAACGGCGAGCAGCAGCAGCGCGCGATAGGTGCGCGAGGGACCGAGCCCGCAGGCGTGCATGGCGATCAGCTCGCTGTCGCGCGCCAAGCGGCTGAGGGTGACCAGCGCGGCGAGGAAGAAGGCCGGGGGCAACAGGCTGGAGGCATCGCGCACCAGCTGATAGCCGAGGAAGCGGAACACCAGGGTCACGCTCAGCGCGCCGACGTTGACCTCCTCGAAGGTGCGCAGCAACAACATGCTGGCGACGATCAACGCGAGCGTCAGCACGATGGCCAGGAAGACCTTGGTCACCTCGCGCAGCACATAGCGATCGACGATTCCGAGCATGGCGTTTCCGTTACCCGAGCGGTGTCATTCTGACACGCGCGGGCCGATCGCCGCCATCGGCGACCGACCCCGGTGATCGAGGAGGCGCTCAGGCCTTGCGCAGATAGCAGGCCTTGAGCATCAGGTTGCCGAGATCGGTCTTGCAGTCGACCTCGTGGTCGCCGTCGACCAGGCGGATGTTCTTGATCTTGGTGCCGACCTTCAGCGGCGAGGAGCTGCCCTTGACCTTGAGGTCCTTGATCACCACCACGGTATCGCCGTCGGCGAGCAGGTTGCCGTTGGCGTCGCGCACCCCGGCCTCGGCCTGCTCCTCCGTCTCCTCCTCATGCATCGACCACTCGTGGGCGCAATCGGGACAGATGTAGAGCATGCCGTCGGAATAGGTGTTCTCGCTCTCACACCGAGGGCAACGCGGGTAATCGGACATGGTGAATTCCTGACTGGATCGATGGGAAGCCGAGCACGGTAGTGGGTCGGCGCGGCTTTGACAAGGGGATGACAGGCCCCGCCGCGAGCGGCGGGGCCTGTCGCGCTCACTCCTCGAGCGCCTTGGCCGCGACCTCGTAGACGTCGCGCGAGAGCGCTTCGGCGGCGAGCACGCGCTCGATCTCGGCACGCATCAGCGCCTGGCGAGCGGCATCGAAGCGCCGCCAGCGCACCAGCGCGCGCATCAGCCGCGCGGCGACCTGGGGGTTGAGCGGATCGAGTTCGAGCACGCGATCGGCGAGGAAGCGATAGCCGCTGCCGTCGGCGGCGTGGAAGCGCACCGGGTTGGCGTTGCAGAAGGCGCCGATCAGGCTGCGCACACGATTGGGGTTGCGCAGCGAGAAGTCGGGGTCGCGCATCAGCCGCTCGACCCGCGCCAGGGTATCGGGCCGTGGGCTGGTGGCCTGGACGCTGAACCACTTGTCGAGCACCAGCGGCTCGCCCGACCAGCGGGTGTGGAAGCTGCTCAGCGCCTCCAGTCCGGCCTCGCCGCCATGGTCGACCAGCAGGCGCAGCGCGCTGATGCAGTCGGTCATGTTGCGCGCAGCCTCGAACTGAGCGATGCAGCGCGCCAGCCCCTCGGCGTCGCCGGCGGCGAGCAGATAGCCCAGGGCGCGGTTCTTCAGCGCCCGCGCACCGATCGCCTCGGGGGTGAGGCGATAGGGGCCGGCGTCGTCATGCGCGGCGTGGACCGCCAGCAGCTGATCGCGCAACCGCGCGCCGATGGCCCGCTCCAGGGTACAACGGGCGCGATGGATACCGTCGACGTCGACCACCGCCAGCTGATCGCCGAGATAGGACTCGGCGGGCAGGGTCAGCACCTCGGCGAGCAGCGCCGGATCGCCGGCGCGATCGTCGAGCGCCTGGGCGAAGGCGGCGAAGAAGGACTCGGGGATCACCGCGGCGGGATCCTCGACCAACCGCAGCAGCAACCGCTGCATCAGCGTCTGGGCCGCATCCCAGCGGTTGAAGCCGTCGCCGTCGTGGGCCATCAGGAACATCAGCTCGACATCGCTGTAGTCGAAGCGCAGCCGTACCGGAGCGCTGAATCCGCGCAGCAGCGAGGGCACCGGCGGCTCGGGGACATCGACGAAGGTGAAGCACTGCTCGGCCTCGCGCAGCTCCAGCACCCGGGTACCGGCGGGCGCCGCCTCGTCCTCACCGTCGAGACGCAGCGCCAGCTCGCGCCCCTCGGCATCGAGCAGCGCCAGGGCCAGCGGCAGGTGCAGCGGCGCCTTCTCCGGCTGACCCGGGGTCGACGGGGTGTGCTGACGCACCCGCAGCCGATAGGTCGCCGATTCGGCGTCGTGATGACCCTCGATCTCGAGCACCGGGGTGCCGGCCTGGCTGTACCAGCGACGGAACTGACCGAGATCGCAGCCGCTGGCGTCCTCCATGCAGCGCACGAAATCGTCCGTGGTCACCGCCTGGCCGTCGTGGCGCTCGAAATAGAGATCGGTGGCGCGCCGGAAGCGCTCGGGACCGAGCAGCGCGGCCTGCATCCGTACCAGCTCGGCGCCTTTCTCGTAGACGGTGACGGTGTAGAAGTTGTTGATCTCGATATAGGACTCGGGGCGCACCGGGTGGGCCATGGGGCTGGCGTCCTCGGCGAACTGGTGGGCGCGCAGCAGGCGCACGTCGGCGATGCGCTTGACCCCGCGCGAGCCCATGTCGGCGGAGAACTCCTGGTCGCGATAGACGGTGAAGCCCTCCTTGAGACTGAGCTGAAACCAGTCGCGACAGGTGATGCGGTTGCCGGTCCAGTTGTGGAAATACTCGTGGGCGATCACCCCCTCGATGCCCTGGAAGTCCTGGTCGGTGGCGGTGTCGGGACGGGCGAGCACGTACTTGTCGTTGAAGACGTTGAGCCCCTTGTTCTCCATCGCGCCCATGTTGAAGTGGCTGACGGCGACGATCATGAAGATGTCGAGGTCGTACTCACGCCCGTAGCGCGCCTCGTCCCAGCGCATCGACTGCTTGAGCGAGCGCATCGCGTGGTCGCACTTGTCGAGGTTGTGCGGCTCGACATAGATGCGCAGCGCCACCTCGCGCCCGGAGGCGGTGGTGAAGCGGTCCTCGACCGCGCGCAGGTCGCCGGCGATGAGCGCGAACAGATAGCAGGGCTTGGGGAAGGGATCGACCCAGCGCGCCAGCTGGCGACCGTCGTCGAGGGTGCGCTGCTCGGCCGGGTTGCCGTTGGCGAGCAGCACCGGGTAGCGCTCGGTATCGGCGATCAGCGTGGTGGTGAAGCGTGCCATCACGTCGGGGCGATCGAGGAAGTAGGTGATCCGACGGAAGCCCTCGGCCTCGCACTGGGTGCAAAGCATGTCGCCGGACTGGTAGAGCCCCTCGAGCGCGGTGTTCTGGCTCGGGCTGATCGTCACCCGGGTGGTGAGGGTGAAGCGGTCGGGGACGCGGTGAATGATCAGCGACTCGGACTCGACCCGATACTCCGCCGGGGTCAGCAGCTGGTCGTCGATGGCCACCGACTCGAGTTCGAGCTGTTCGCCGTCGAGCCGCAGGTCGCCGTCGCCGCGGGTGGCGGCGGGGTTGCGACGCAGCGCCAGACGCGCCTCGACCCGGGTCCGGTCGGCGTCGAGTTCGAAGCACAGATCGACGGTCTCGATCAGGAACTCGGGTGGACGATAATCCTTGAGATGGACAGGGTGCGGGTTGTTACGATACATGATGATCCTGATGACGAGTCGACGAGACGGCGGCGGGAGACCGCCTGCCTTGCTGCTGCTTGAACCTTTCCGGCGGATCGGCGCGATTTCAACCGCCGGGCGCATTCATCGACATGTTACTACCCGAGCCATCGACAGAGCGAAACCATGCCCCGAGTCACCCTCTACACCACCCAGACCTGTCCCTACTGCATCCGTGCCCGCCGCCTGCTCGAGCGCAAGGGCGTCGCCTACGAGGAGATCGACATCAACGACGACCCGGCACAGCGCGCGGTGATGATCGAGCGCAGCGGTCGCCACACGGTGCCGCAGATCTTCATCGGCGAGCGTCATATCGGCGGCTATGACGACATGGCCGAACTCGACGTCTGCGGCGACCTCGATCCGCTGCTGGCGGCATGAGCGCCGGCGACGCCCGGGCGCTCGACAGCCTGCGACTCGACAAGTGGCTGTGGGCGGCGCGCTTTTTCAAGACCCGCCAGCTCGCCGTCGAGGCGATCAACGGCGGCAAGGTCCATGTCGAGGGGCAGCGCGCCAAGCCCGGACGCACCATCCGTCCCGGCAACCGGCTGGAAATCCACAAGGGCGCCCTGACCTGGGAGATCGAGGTGGTGGCGATCGATCGTCAGCGTCGTGGCGCGACCGAGGCCGCCACCCTCTATGTCGAGGATGAGGCCAGCCGGCTGCGCCGTCAGGCGCTGGTGCACGAACGGCGCGAGCGCGGCGAGACCCACGACCGGCGCGGGCGCCCCACCAAGCGCGACCGACGGCAGATCCACCGCTTCACCGACCCGACCCACGGGCAGGAGTGAGCAACGTTTGGACGAGGAGCCCGGCGAGGCGCGAGAGGCAGCGCGCGAGTGCGCCTTCGCGCTGGCGCTGCTCAACGCGCACGACTGCAGTCATGCTGAGCGCTACTGCATCGGCGAGCGCAGCGGCGTGCGCTGTGGTGCCGAGTCGCCCTGGCGGCGCTGTCGCGCGTTGCGGCTACTGCTGCGCGAGCGCGCGCGCTTCGCGCTCGCCACGCCGGGCATCCGCGAGCGGCTGTCGCACGCCCAAAGCCTGCGGTTACAGCTCGGCGGGCTGCGCGGCATCGCCACCGCGCTGGCACCCGACGCCTCGCCACGGGCGATCCGTGACGTCCATGCCCTGCTGGTCGAGGCACGCGCGCGTTACGGCAGCCTCGAGGCGCTGCCCTTCGAGCACATCGTCCGCCAGATCAGCGCCTATCGCAGTCGTCGCCGCGAGCAGCGCTGAGACGGCGCGCGCTCAATCCTCGGCGGGTGGCTGATAGTGCGGATCCCTGGGGTTGAGGAAGATGAAGTGGAACTGGCCCGGTTCCAGCTCGACATAGTCCATGGTCGCCTCATCGAGCAGCGGCACGTGCTCGGGCGCCATGCAGACCTCGATCCCCTCGGTCTGGAAGCGGATATCTTCCTCGCCGACCTCGTCGAAGCCCATGCGGTAGTCGATCCCGCCATCGGGTCCCTGGTGCGCGGCGAGCCGTAGCGCCAACCCTTCGGTCCCGCCCTGTCTGGCCGCCTCGAGCACCTGTCGGGCAGCCGCCGTGGTGAGTCTGAACATCTCGTCCCCTTGGTCTTCAGTCGTGTTCCCTGACACCGCGCCGCAGCACCTCACGGGCTAGGGCCCGCCGAGACTGCGGGCGACCTGTCGCAGGAAGCGCCCGGTCCAGCCGCTGCCGCCGACGTCGCGCAGATGACTGTAGCAGGCGAGCAGCCGTTGCTGTACCACGCCGTCGTGCCGACCGTCGATGCCGCTGCCGCGCATCATCTCGAAGCCATAGCGCCAGCCCGGGTCGGGCGCGATCAGCGCCGAGTGATGGAACTCGTGCGCGGCCAGCTCGCGCCCCGCCCCGCCACCGGGCCAGGGATGATCCCCGGTCTCGCGCAACCGCACCAACCCCCGGCCCTGCGGGCGCGGGTGCATCATCACCTCGGCGGCGAGCGCCCCGACCATGGCGCGGCGCTCGCCGCGCCAGTGCAGTCCGGCGCAGAGATACATCAGCCCGCCGCACTCGGCATAGACCGGCCGACCCGCGGCGACGAACTCGGCGATCTGGGCGCGCAGCGTACGATTGGCCTCCAGCTCGGCCATCCGCAGCTCGGGGAAGCCGCCGCCGATGAACAGCGCATCGACCGCCGGCAGCTCGGCATCGACCAGCGGACTGAAAGGCACCAGTTCGGCACCGGCGCGGGCGAGCGTGCGCAGGTCGTCGGGGTAGTAGAACCCGAACACCGCGTCGCGGGCGATGCCGATACGCAGCCCGGCGCCGTGCGGCGCCACCGTCGGCTCGGGCGTCGGCGCAGGCGGCGCCGGGGCCGACTCGGCGAGCGTCAGCAGCTGATCGAGATCGAGCTGCTCGGCGATCCGCCGCGCCAGAGTGTCGATGGTCGACTCGGCGCTCGCCGTCTCGATGCTCGGCATCAACCCGAGATGGCGCTCGTCGATGGCGAGCGCGGCGTCGCGCTCGATCACCCCGAGCACCGGCAGGTCGGTGTAGTGCTCGACGGCGCGCACCAGCCCGGCGGCGTGGCGCGCCGAGCCGACCCGGTTGAGCACCACCCCGGCAAGCCGCAGCCCGGGGTCGAAGGTCTGGTAGCCAAGCAGCAGGGGCGCGATGCCGCGCCCCATACCCTGGCAGTTGACCACCAGCACCACCGGCGCGTCGAGCGTGCGGGCGAGCGCGGCGTTGCTGTTGGCACCGTCGAGCGCGGTGTCGTCGAACAGCCCCATGTTGCCCTCGATCAGCGCCACATCGGCGCCGGCGCACTCGCGCCCAAAGGCCGCGAGGATCTCGGTGCGATCCATGGTGTTGAAATCGAGGTTGAGACAGAGGCGCCCGGCCGCCTGGCTCAGCCACAGCGGGTCGATGTAGTCGGGTCCCTTCTTGAACGGCTGTACCGCCAGACCACGCTCGCGCAGGGCGCGACACAGACCGATGGCGAGCGTGGTCTTGCCCGAGGACTTCTGCGGCGCGGAGAGATAGAGATGGGCCATCCGGGATCGCGGCTCGAGGTCCGCGTCGTCGGCTCGGCAGCGACGCGGACGCGGGTGGGTCAGGCGGCCTTGGCGACCGGCTGCTCGATGGTCTCCTCGTCGATCGGCAACACCTCGTCGGCGAGCGACTCGGGGAGGAACTGCAGCACCCGCACCCCGACGGCGGTGATCAGCAACGCCAGCCCCACCCCGCCGAACCCGAGCAGCAGCTCCGGCAGGGTCGGATGATAGGGCGCCGGCTGACCACCGACACCGTCGAGGAAGCCGGACTCGAGGATGGTCTTGCCGGGGAAGAGCTGCAACGGATAGGCCTGGCTGGCGATGATCACCACCGCGAGCGCGGCCAGACCGCCGAGGATCACCAGCACGCAGGCGGCGGCGACCCAGGCGGCCTCGGCGCCGCGCACCGGGTGGAAGAGGATACCGAGCGGCACCAACGAACCGAGCAGGATCCAGCCGACCCAGAAGAGGAAGGTGTAGACCCCGCCGCCGAACAGCAGCCAGCCCTCGAACCCCTGGTCCTTGGCACCATAGGCGCTGGTGAGGTGATAGACCAGGGTGAAATAGAGCACGGCGAGCACGAACACCGCCAACAGGTTCTTCAACCGCCGCAGCATCCGCGCACCGATCGGGCGCCGGTCCTCGGCAAAGCCGAACATCAGCACGAGCACGAACAGCGCCAGTCCGTAGGCGAAGGACATGGCCACGAACATCGGACCGAGGATCGCCGCGTCATAGGCCTGACGGGCCACCAGGAAGCCGAAGATGGAGCCGGTGCCGGTGGTCAGCGCCAGACGCCAGACCAGCGCGAAGGTACCGAGAGGACGGATAAAGGGATCGCCCTTGCGGTCGGCCATGCTCCACAGATAGGCGATCACGATCGCCATGAAGCCGGTGTAGAGGAAGATGTTCCAGGCGAAGATCGACTTGAAGTTGTAGGTGGTGAGCGCGACGACCAGACGCTCCGGGCGTCCCAGGTCGAGCACCAGCACCATCAGCCCGCCGGCGAGCAGGGCCATCGCCAGCAGCCCCGAGAGCCGCCCCAGCGGCTTGTAGATCGGCTTGCGGAAAACGCTGCCGATCGAGGCGATGTTGAGCGCCCCGGACGAGGCGATGATGAGGAACACCGCGAACACGTGCGGCGTGCCCCAGACCACCGCGTTGTTCATCCCGGTGACCCAGTGTCCCTCGTGCTCCATGTAGGCGAAGGCGAGCAGCCCGGCACCCACCATCAGGGCGAGCACGCCGAGGATGCCCCAGTAGCGCGCCGGGGCGAGACGCCATTCGCGATAGACGATTCGCTTCATGCTCAGACTCTCCCGCCGGGATCAGACGCCGGCATAGCGCACCCCGGTATTGAGCGCCAGGTCCTCGCGGATCTGGCGGGTCGGCTCGCTGGCGAGGAACCGACTGATGGCGCTGTCCGGGTCGGCCAGGTCGCCGAACAGGATGGCGCCGTGTCCGGTCTCGGCGCAGGCCTCGGCACAGGCCGTCGAGGGGATGCCGAAGTCGCGCCGGTGGACGCAGAGATTGCAGCTCTCGACACAGCCCTTGCCACGCGGCACATGACTGAGCTGATCGCTCAGCGCCTCGTGGATGAAGCTGCGCGCCTTGTAGGGGCAGGCCATCATGCAGTAGCGACAACCGATGCAGGTGTGACGGTCGACCATGACGATGCCATCGGCGCGCTTGAAGGAGGCGCCGGTGGGACAGACGTCGACACAGGGCGGATGCTCGCAGTGCTGGCACATCAGCGGCAGGTTGGTCTCGCGCCCGGTCTGGTCGTCGCGCAGCCGGACCTTGCGGACCCACACCGCGCGCTGCGCCGCCCAGTCGGCGGGCGTCGCCCCCTCGGGCGGGCGCTGCAGGTCGAGCCCGTTCTCATGGGCGCAGGCATCGACACAGGCCGTACAGCCCGCGGCACACTTGGCCGTGTCGATCGCCAGCCCCCAGCGCACCCGGCCGTCGGCCGGGTTGTCACGCGGGGTGGTCTCGAGCGCGCGCACCACCACCGCCGGCGCGGCCAGCGCCGCCCCGGCGCCGGCCGCCGCCCCGAGCAGCCGACGCCGCTCCCGATCGATCTCCGCTCGTTGTTCGCTCATGGTTGTCCCGCTCCCTGACCGTGGTGCGCCTCGCCCACAGCGCGCCGCGCGGCCTCGGCCATGGGCCCGGCCATGGGGCCACGCGGTACCGCCGCATGGCAATCGAAGCAGTTGAGATCGACCGCGGCATAGGCATGACAGGCGCCGCAGAACTGGTCGGCGCGGTTGATCGGCACGGCCTGTCCCCGGACATCGTGACCGATGTGGCACTCGACACAGCCGGCGAGGCTGTACTTGCTGGTGCGGATACCGCTGTGCACGGTGCGATCGCGCTGGTGCTTGATGAACTCCATGTGCTGGCGACGCATCAGCTCGGTGGGCTCGACACAGGCACCGAGCCCGGCGGCCTCGGAGCCGGGCACCACATAGTTGCGGGCGCTGGCCGAGGGCGCCACCGCGAGGACGGCGAGCATCCACAGCAGGGCCACGGCGAGCGTCCGGGTGGTTGATACAGCATTGACCATCGGCGCCTCTCCCTCGGGACTATTCGCCCAGTCCCATCTTGATGTAGCCGGTCGGACAGACGTCGGCGCAGATGTGACAGCCGATACAGCGACTGTAATCGGTGTCGACATAGCGTCCGGTGGTGCGCGCGGCCTTGTCGACCCGGAACACCGCGTCCTGCGGACAGAAGATGACGCAGTTGTCGCACTCGAAGCACATCCCGCAGCTCATGCAGCGCTTGGCCTCGTCGACCGCCTGCGCCTCGCTCAACCCGGCGACCCGCTCGGCGAAGTGAGCGAGCACCTGCTCGGCGCTCGGCACCTGCTCCTGACGAAGGTTGCGGGCATGGTGATTGAAGTGCCCGAGATAGAGTTCATCGTGGGGGATGACCTCGGCCCCGGAGCGGTCCTCGTAGTTGTGCACCGCATAGTCCGCCGCCGAGGTCCCGCGCAGGTCGCCGGCCTCGCCGACGACGAAGGGCTGCGGCGCGCGCTCGACCTCGGCGAGCTTGTCGAGCAGGTTG
Coding sequences within:
- the lptF gene encoding LPS export ABC transporter permease LptF, giving the protein MLGIVDRYVLREVTKVFLAIVLTLALIVASMLLLRTFEEVNVGALSVTLVFRFLGYQLVRDASSLLPPAFFLAALVTLSRLARDSELIAMHACGLGPSRTYRALLLLAVPVAALTAWFALVLQPWAATGIQDIRMQQKEQAAQIAGLQPGRFYVEEEGDVVVYIGAIDRHRSLGDVFLLDRRGGTNRMVVSEGGVHRLEEVSGDHLVTLTSGYRFDGNPGEAAFMIGDFDAYEIRIRAKERAARARGKRSTVPTSELRVATDLADRVEFEHRLGAPLAIFTLAVLAIPLVAVSPRQSSTGRLALAFLAYFSFFNFQRLAEGWLEDGVTPLWLTSQWYQLLILAVVYLALLPDSLWARRVFGRWRRAPR
- a CDS encoding zinc ribbon domain-containing protein YjdM, which codes for MSDYPRCPRCESENTYSDGMLYICPDCAHEWSMHEEETEEQAEAGVRDANGNLLADGDTVVVIKDLKVKGSSSPLKVGTKIKNIRLVDGDHEVDCKTDLGNLMLKACYLRKA
- the pepN gene encoding aminopeptidase N, producing MYRNNPHPVHLKDYRPPEFLIETVDLCFELDADRTRVEARLALRRNPAATRGDGDLRLDGEQLELESVAIDDQLLTPAEYRVESESLIIHRVPDRFTLTTRVTISPSQNTALEGLYQSGDMLCTQCEAEGFRRITYFLDRPDVMARFTTTLIADTERYPVLLANGNPAEQRTLDDGRQLARWVDPFPKPCYLFALIAGDLRAVEDRFTTASGREVALRIYVEPHNLDKCDHAMRSLKQSMRWDEARYGREYDLDIFMIVAVSHFNMGAMENKGLNVFNDKYVLARPDTATDQDFQGIEGVIAHEYFHNWTGNRITCRDWFQLSLKEGFTVYRDQEFSADMGSRGVKRIADVRLLRAHQFAEDASPMAHPVRPESYIEINNFYTVTVYEKGAELVRMQAALLGPERFRRATDLYFERHDGQAVTTDDFVRCMEDASGCDLGQFRRWYSQAGTPVLEIEGHHDAESATYRLRVRQHTPSTPGQPEKAPLHLPLALALLDAEGRELALRLDGEDEAAPAGTRVLELREAEQCFTFVDVPEPPVPSLLRGFSAPVRLRFDYSDVELMFLMAHDGDGFNRWDAAQTLMQRLLLRLVEDPAAVIPESFFAAFAQALDDRAGDPALLAEVLTLPAESYLGDQLAVVDVDGIHRARCTLERAIGARLRDQLLAVHAAHDDAGPYRLTPEAIGARALKNRALGYLLAAGDAEGLARCIAQFEAARNMTDCISALRLLVDHGGEAGLEALSSFHTRWSGEPLVLDKWFSVQATSPRPDTLARVERLMRDPDFSLRNPNRVRSLIGAFCNANPVRFHAADGSGYRFLADRVLELDPLNPQVAARLMRALVRWRRFDAARQALMRAEIERVLAAEALSRDVYEVAAKALEE
- the grxC gene encoding glutaredoxin 3; the protein is MPRVTLYTTQTCPYCIRARRLLERKGVAYEEIDINDDPAQRAVMIERSGRHTVPQIFIGERHIGGYDDMAELDVCGDLDPLLAA
- a CDS encoding RNA-binding S4 domain-containing protein, whose product is MSAGDARALDSLRLDKWLWAARFFKTRQLAVEAINGGKVHVEGQRAKPGRTIRPGNRLEIHKGALTWEIEVVAIDRQRRGATEAATLYVEDEASRLRRQALVHERRERGETHDRRGRPTKRDRRQIHRFTDPTHGQE
- a CDS encoding HesB/IscA family protein, with the translated sequence MFRLTTAAARQVLEAARQGGTEGLALRLAAHQGPDGGIDYRMGFDEVGEEDIRFQTEGIEVCMAPEHVPLLDEATMDYVELEPGQFHFIFLNPRDPHYQPPAED
- a CDS encoding cobyrinate a,c-diamide synthase yields the protein MAHLYLSAPQKSSGKTTLAIGLCRALRERGLAVQPFKKGPDYIDPLWLSQAAGRLCLNLDFNTMDRTEILAAFGRECAGADVALIEGNMGLFDDTALDGANSNAALARTLDAPVVLVVNCQGMGRGIAPLLLGYQTFDPGLRLAGVVLNRVGSARHAAGLVRAVEHYTDLPVLGVIERDAALAIDERHLGLMPSIETASAESTIDTLARRIAEQLDLDQLLTLAESAPAPPAPTPEPTVAPHGAGLRIGIARDAVFGFYYPDDLRTLARAGAELVPFSPLVDAELPAVDALFIGGGFPELRMAELEANRTLRAQIAEFVAAGRPVYAECGGLMYLCAGLHWRGERRAMVGALAAEVMMHPRPQGRGLVRLRETGDHPWPGGGAGRELAAHEFHHSALIAPDPGWRYGFEMMRGSGIDGRHDGVVQQRLLACYSHLRDVGGSGWTGRFLRQVARSLGGP
- the nrfD gene encoding NrfD/PsrC family molybdoenzyme membrane anchor subunit; translation: MKRIVYREWRLAPARYWGILGVLALMVGAGLLAFAYMEHEGHWVTGMNNAVVWGTPHVFAVFLIIASSGALNIASIGSVFRKPIYKPLGRLSGLLAMALLAGGLMVLVLDLGRPERLVVALTTYNFKSIFAWNIFLYTGFMAIVIAYLWSMADRKGDPFIRPLGTFALVWRLALTTGTGSIFGFLVARQAYDAAILGPMFVAMSFAYGLALFVLVLMFGFAEDRRPIGARMLRRLKNLLAVFVLAVLYFTLVYHLTSAYGAKDQGFEGWLLFGGGVYTFLFWVGWILLGSLVPLGILFHPVRGAEAAWVAAACVLVILGGLAALAVVIIASQAYPLQLFPGKTILESGFLDGVGGQPAPYHPTLPELLLGFGGVGLALLITAVGVRVLQFLPESLADEVLPIDEETIEQPVAKAA
- the dsrO gene encoding sulfate reduction electron transfer complex DsrMKJOP subunit DsrO codes for the protein MSEQRAEIDRERRRLLGAAAGAGAALAAPAVVVRALETTPRDNPADGRVRWGLAIDTAKCAAGCTACVDACAHENGLDLQRPPEGATPADWAAQRAVWVRKVRLRDDQTGRETNLPLMCQHCEHPPCVDVCPTGASFKRADGIVMVDRHTCIGCRYCMMACPYKARSFIHEALSDQLSHVPRGKGCVESCNLCVHRRDFGIPSTACAEACAETGHGAILFGDLADPDSAISRFLASEPTRQIREDLALNTGVRYAGV